One genomic segment of Helianthus annuus cultivar XRQ/B chromosome 14, HanXRQr2.0-SUNRISE, whole genome shotgun sequence includes these proteins:
- the LOC110922890 gene encoding zinc finger CCCH domain-containing protein 11 isoform X2, with amino-acid sequence MPMKQSKAEIAKKQKVVEDKTFGPKNKSKSKNVQKYVQSLQQNVVPKPDPSKLAAKKNKEEEKAREKELNDLFKIAVVQPKVPFDN; translated from the exons ATGCCTATGAAACAATCGAAAGCGGAGATAGCAAAGAAGCAGAAAGTAGTAGAAGACAAAACATTTGGGCCTAAGAACAAGAGCAAGAGCAAAAATGTTCAGAAATATGTTCAGTCACTTCAACAGAATGTTGTCCCTAAACCTGATCCTTCCAAACTCGCTGCAAAG AAAAATAAGGAAGAAGAGAAAGCTAGAGAGAAGGAGTTGAATGACTTGTTTAAGATTGCTGTTGTTCAACCCAAAGTTCCTTTTG ACAACTAG
- the LOC110922890 gene encoding zinc finger CCCH domain-containing protein 11 isoform X1, whose protein sequence is MPMKQSKAEIAKKQKVVEDKTFGPKNKSKSKNVQKYVQSLQQNVVPKPDPSKLAAKKNKEEEKAREKELNDLFKIAVVQPKVPFGRFCFTTSNQIVVSYSYGLLYRVCYIIC, encoded by the exons ATGCCTATGAAACAATCGAAAGCGGAGATAGCAAAGAAGCAGAAAGTAGTAGAAGACAAAACATTTGGGCCTAAGAACAAGAGCAAGAGCAAAAATGTTCAGAAATATGTTCAGTCACTTCAACAGAATGTTGTCCCTAAACCTGATCCTTCCAAACTCGCTGCAAAG AAAAATAAGGAAGAAGAGAAAGCTAGAGAGAAGGAGTTGAATGACTTGTTTAAGATTGCTGTTGTTCAACCCAAAGTTCCTTTTGGTAGGTTTTGTTTTACTACCTCTAATCAGATTGTAGTTAGTTATTCTTATGGTCTTTTGTATAGAGTTTGTTACATAATTTGTTAG